In Pelmatolapia mariae isolate MD_Pm_ZW linkage group LG8, Pm_UMD_F_2, whole genome shotgun sequence, one genomic interval encodes:
- the LOC134633388 gene encoding uncharacterized protein LOC134633388: MLQLDEFKIDSSLQRFSGLNSAEELNNYRDQVLYSREVASVVSEVGNVLGGLSSVPHAVGLGALIISLALDVVAKSLNKETMGTAEMLERVFAQEKAKEVRDLMHEYLKRMQINLRNSPLQLSDTRQSEIALSAQLTRLKNSMLIDEHMDTQFLKQWVNGAAFHTQMLIHQARLESAGEPDGSRAVRAAGIYQQDMNLLMEKFKTLIRNRDDSNIANKVIEVLFSKPQITWTRDYFSKLQRNIPALVRQNSVFDIQT; encoded by the exons ATGTTACAGCTGGATGAATTTAAAATTGACAG TTCCCTACAGAGATTCTCTGGGCTCAACTCAGCTGAAGAGCTGAACAATTACAGAGACCAGGTCTTGTACAGCAGAGAGGTTGCATCTGTTGTAAGCGAGGTGGGGAATGTTCTAGGTGGGCTCAGCTCCGTGCCTCATGCTGTCGGACTGGGAGCTCTCATCATTTCCTTGGCCTTAGACGTGGTCGCCAAAAGCCTAAACAAAGAAACCATGGGCACAGCTGAAATGTTAGAGAGGGTGTTTGCACAGGAGAAGGCCAAGGAG GTGCGAGATCTGATGCACGAGTATTTGAAGCGTATGCAGATCAACCTGAGAAACTCACCGCTTCAACTCTCTGACACCCGTCAAAGTGAGATTGCTCTTAGTGCCCAGCTCACACGGCTAAAG AACTCCATGCTGATAGATGAACATATGGACACTCAGTTTCTGAAGCAGTGGGTGAATGGAGCTGCCTTCCACACACAGATGCTGATCCATCAGGCTCGTCTAGAAAGTGCAGGAGAACCTGATGGATCCAGAGCCGTGCGTGCGGCAGGGATTTATCAGCAGGACATGAACCTTCTGATGGAGAAATTCAAGACCTTGATTAGAAATCGTGATGATTCAAATATTGCCAATAAGGTAATAGAGGTTCTGTTTTCTAAACCTCAGATTACCTGGACGAGGGATTATTTTTCAAAACTGCAAAGAAATATTCCAGCTCTTGTGAGGCAAAATTCTGTCTTTGATATCCAAACCTGA
- the LOC134633281 gene encoding ankyrin repeat and SOCS box protein 12-like, whose product MLKLRTAEEEKRSCEISQLRQAVLQNNDRLLDEMLCQEIYKKVINCRGGWGIAGTPLHAAVSKGHLSCLQVLLAHGAIIDCVDVKAQTPLFAAVRGKYLDCVLTLLKAGANPNGSSSNNCSPVLTAAREGDAEILKQLLKHGAEVNSRAKVLLWTSSARVSSGPLYLAAVYGHMECFKLLLLYGADPDYNCTDAKLLSSDKQPKTVLEMCLRHGCGVEYIQLLIDFGANVYLPTLIIEKSTKQNEAVELLLRERGNPKALTSQCRLAVRRHLRKINKINCIDQLEMPTSLINFLQHKAAPVTVL is encoded by the exons ATGCTCAAGCTAAGGACCgctgaagaagagaaaaggagTTGTGAAATTTCCCAGCTGAGGCAGGCTGTGTTACAAAACAATGACAGACTCCTTGATGAGATGCTCTGCCAAGAAATCTACAAGAAAGTCATCAACTGCAGAGGTGGCTGGGGCATTGCAGGCACACCCCTGCATGCTGCAGTGTCTAAAGGCCACCTCAGCTGTCTGCAGGTCCTTCTAGCTCACGGTGCCATCATAGACTGCGTGGACGTCAAGGCCCAGACGCCTCTGTTCGCAGCCGTTCGAGGGAAATACCTGGACTGTGTCTTAACTCTCCTCAAAGCTGGCGCCAACCCCAACGGAAGCTCGTCCAACAACTGCTCGCCGGTCCTCACTGCTGCAAGGGAAGGCGACGCAGAGATTCTAAAGCAGCTACTAAAACACGGCGCTGAGGTGAACTCCCGCGCCAAAGTCTTACTGTGGACCTCGAGTGCCAGAGTCTCCAGTGGGCCGCTTTATTTGGCTGCTGTTTATGGACACATGGAGTGCTTCAAACTGCTGCTCCTCTACGGGGCAGACCCAGACTACAACTGCACTGATGCCAAGCTGCTGAGCTCTGACAAGCAGCCCAAAACTGTGCTGGAGATGTGCCTCAGGCACGGCTGTGGCGTGGAGTACATCCAGCTTCTGATCGACTTCGGTGCAAACGTCTACCTCCCCACGCTGATCATTGAGAAGTCGACGAAGCAGAACGAGGCTGTGGAGCTGCTGCTGCGAGAAAGAG GAAATCCAAAAGCCTTGACCTCACAGTGCCGACTTGCTGTGCGGAGACACCTCAGAAAGATCAACAAGATCAACTGCATCGACCAGCTGGAAATGCCCACAAGTCTCATCAACTTCTTGCAACACAAAGCAGCACCAGTCACTGTTCTGTAG